CCCTGTGGCGATGGCCTCCCAGACCTGCTCGGGGGTACCTGGGACTTCGACTTCGACCTGCACCGAGCGGCGTCCAGAGGCTTCCTTCTTCACGGTCATGATGGCTCCTGATTCGAGGGTTCGAGAGGCAACGGGTGCGCGACGATCACCAGGCGATGCGCCCGACCACCGGGAGCGGAGGCATCGTGGTAGCGCGCCACGAGCCTGGTGACGGTGTCGGCGAGCTCCTGGCTGAAGGCGGCCCGCTCCGCCGGGGAGCGGAAGCGGATCTCGGTGTCCACCGACAGGGTCGGCAGGCGCTTGCCCAGCTCCACTGAGCGGCGAACCATGGTGCTGACCTCGCGCACGATGCGGGCGGCCAGGGCGATGAGGTAGCTGGCCGAGAGCCGATCCGCGGCCCGGCCCGGATCCGTGGCCACCGGCCCCATCGCGCTGGGCGACACGAGGTAGGAAGCGGCGGTCGCCACCAGCAGGCGCTCCGTCAGCCCTCCCCACTGGCGCGTCTCCGCCACCCGCACCAGCCCGTGCTCCTCGAGGGCTCGCAGGTGGTAGTTGACCTTCTGGCGCGCGAGGCCCAGACGCGTCGCGAGGGCGGCCGCGGACGCAGGCTGAGCCAGCTCCGCCAGCAGGCGGCTCCGGACGGGCTCGAGCGCCACCGTCGCAGCCGCCGGATCCTCGATGACTTCCACGTCCAGCATGGAGCCATAGGAACATTGACAACTTTTTTTGTCAATACGGGTGTGACAATGTGCGCAGACACACGGAACCAGCCTGACGTGGCCTCAGAAGAGGACGACCATGGCGCCCTCGGGCACCCGGTCGAAGAGGCGGGAGATGTCCGGGTTGTGCATGACGACGCAGCCCCAGGAGAGCCGGCCGCCCGTCTCGTCGCGCGTCCACTGCCCCGCCCAGCCGTGGAAGCCGATGCCGCTGCCCAGGCGCGTGGAGGCGTCCGTGGGCTTGCGCTCGGCCCAGGCGCGGGCGATCCGGTCACGCACCTCGGAGGTGATGAGCCCCTGCTCCAGGCCCCGGTCCGCGTCCCAGGCGTTGGGGTAGTTGAGGCGGATCCAGTGGCCTCCGAAGAACTCCGCGTAGGGCCCGGAGAAGGAGCCCCGGTGCTTCTGCACCACGAAGTACATGCCCAGGGGGGTGCGGTTGTCGCCGCGCTTCTGCTTGCGGCCCTCGGCCTGACCGAAGCCCACCTCCACGCGGTCCACCTCGCGCCCCAGCTCGTACAGGCGCATCTCGTGGCGCTCCTGGGAGACGAGCAGCAGCACCCGCTCGCTCGCCGGCAGCATCAGGCGCGCTCGAGCCTGGGTGAAGCGTCGGGCCTCGGCGTCGGAGAGCCGCTTCCCCGTGTTCAGCGTCACCGAGAGCTTCCCCTTCGCGCCCACCCGGCCCAGCCGCTGCCCTCGTTGGACGGGCTCGCCGGGACGCAGCGTCACGGCCTCCAGCCCCGCGTACTCCGAGCGGACCCGGAGCAGCTCGTGGTTCTCGTAATAGAAGTGCTCCAGCGTGAGGGTGTGGCGCTCCGCGTCCACGGTCTCCACGCGCCCGTGCGCCAGCGCTCGCACCTCGCTCCCAGCCTGAGCTCCCTTGGAGCCCGGCAGCGGATCGAAGGCGTCCGCGGGAGGCGCGGGAGGATGGAGGTAGGCCTCGAAGACATCCGAAGCCACCGGCCCCGCGGCCATCGCGGAGAGAGGGAGCACTCCGACCAGCAGTACGCCGAGCCAGCGCGCGAGAGACAAGGACATGAGCGGCACGCGGAGTGGACACACAGGCCCGGCGAGTCGTTCCCGCTCAGCCCCACTGGAGGGTGAGCGTGGCCATCAGTCCTCTTTCAAGCGAGCCGTAGGCGCCGGCCCCGGCAGCGGAGGGAACTTCGGGTTGCGCTCGGGCTCGGAGGCCCGGACGTAGTGCGGCTCCAGCGCGAACACGGCCTCCAGCGGCTGCGTCTCAGGGAAGCGGGCCAGCCGCGCCAGCTCCACCGCCGACGGGAACACCGGCCCGGTCAGCAGTCGCCCCGGAGCGACTCCCGCCGCCTCCAGCGCGGCGCGGTAGTCCGTCAGCGCGGGCCCCAGCGCGAGCGCCTCGGGCTCGGCGGCCAGCCTCGCCGCCACCTCCTCCGGGGACATCGCCGTCTCGGGCTCCAGCGCCTCCACGGTCCGCCCGCGCCGCCGGTACGCGCCCAGGTACAGGTCATCCTTGCGCGCCACCGCGAGGCAGAACAGCGGCGGGCCTTCGGGCCCCTCCAGCGCCACCGCCGCCAGCGAGGAGGCGCCCACCACCTTCAGCCGCGCCGCGTAGGCCAGCGCCTTCACCGTGGCCAGGCCAATGCGCAGGCCAGTGAAGGATCCGGGCCCCAGCCCCACCACCAGCCCCTCCAGCTGCGCCAGCTTCACGCCATGCCGCGCGAGCAGCTCGCCCACCACTCCGGGCAGCACCTCGCTCTGCTTCCGCGGCGGCCCCACCACCACGTGCTCCAGGGAGCGCACGTCCTCCCCCACCCCTTCGACCAGGGCCAGCGACAGCGTCAGCGTGGAGGTGTCGAGCGCGAGGAACACGGCACTCCTCTACCCCGGGAGCGCCTCGAGAGGGACGGAAAAGGACGTCACCGGCTTCGCGTCCTGGCACCGGTACAGCCGCACCCGCGCCAGCCCCTTCGAGACCATGTCCAGCTTGCGCGCGGCGCCCAGCGACACGTCGATGATGCGCTCGGCCTTGAAGGGGCCCCGATCGTTGATGCGCACCTCCACGGACTTGCCGTTCTCCATGTTCACCACCCGCACGCAGGCGCCGAAGCGCATCGTACGGTGGGCCGCCGTCATCGCGTTCTGGTCGAAGCGCTCGCCGCTCGCCGTCGGCC
Above is a window of Hyalangium gracile DNA encoding:
- a CDS encoding winged helix-turn-helix domain-containing protein, which codes for MLDVEVIEDPAAATVALEPVRSRLLAELAQPASAAALATRLGLARQKVNYHLRALEEHGLVRVAETRQWGGLTERLLVATAASYLVSPSAMGPVATDPGRAADRLSASYLIALAARIVREVSTMVRRSVELGKRLPTLSVDTEIRFRSPAERAAFSQELADTVTRLVARYHDASAPGGRAHRLVIVAHPLPLEPSNQEPS
- a CDS encoding L,D-transpeptidase family protein, whose amino-acid sequence is MSLSLARWLGVLLVGVLPLSAMAAGPVASDVFEAYLHPPAPPADAFDPLPGSKGAQAGSEVRALAHGRVETVDAERHTLTLEHFYYENHELLRVRSEYAGLEAVTLRPGEPVQRGQRLGRVGAKGKLSVTLNTGKRLSDAEARRFTQARARLMLPASERVLLLVSQERHEMRLYELGREVDRVEVGFGQAEGRKQKRGDNRTPLGMYFVVQKHRGSFSGPYAEFFGGHWIRLNYPNAWDADRGLEQGLITSEVRDRIARAWAERKPTDASTRLGSGIGFHGWAGQWTRDETGGRLSWGCVVMHNPDISRLFDRVPEGAMVVLF
- the tsaB gene encoding tRNA (adenosine(37)-N6)-threonylcarbamoyltransferase complex dimerization subunit type 1 TsaB; its protein translation is MFLALDTSTLTLSLALVEGVGEDVRSLEHVVVGPPRKQSEVLPGVVGELLARHGVKLAQLEGLVVGLGPGSFTGLRIGLATVKALAYAARLKVVGASSLAAVALEGPEGPPLFCLAVARKDDLYLGAYRRRGRTVEALEPETAMSPEEVAARLAAEPEALALGPALTDYRAALEAAGVAPGRLLTGPVFPSAVELARLARFPETQPLEAVFALEPHYVRASEPERNPKFPPLPGPAPTARLKED
- a CDS encoding septal ring lytic transglycosylase RlpA family protein, yielding MSGTLTRLLVVVLGMGLLTGCASRAARPDRPESSEGRAGSEESGDTPEKGSRAYLGEGLASYYGPGLHGRPTASGERFDQNAMTAAHRTMRFGACVRVVNMENGKSVEVRINDRGPFKAERIIDVSLGAARKLDMVSKGLARVRLYRCQDAKPVTSFSVPLEALPG